Sequence from the Egibacter rhizosphaerae genome:
GGGCGCGCGCCGGGGCGGGCGAGGCCGTGCTCGTCGGCGAGCGCCTGCACGACCGGGCGCATCCGGCCCGCCAGCCAGGGGTCGGGTCGGCGGACGTACTCGGGGCGGACGGCCAGCCGCTCGACCAGCCGTTTGCCGGTGCCGGTGATCTCCGCCTCCAGCGCGTCGAGCTCGGGCCATGCGTGCTGCGGGTTGACGTGGTCGATCGTGACCGGGGAGACGCCGCCGAGGTCGTCCGCCCCGGCCGCCACGAGGCCGGCGACCTCGCCCGGCGAGAGGTTCGGGGGCGCCTGCACGCTCACCTTGACCGGCAGCAGCAGGCGCGCGACGGCGAGCGCGGCCCGCAGCTCGTCGTGGTCGGGCTCGGGGTGATCGGCCATGTGGGTCCGCGGCTTCGCCCGGAAGTTCTGGACGATCACCTCCTGCAGGTGGCCGTAGCGCTTGGCGGTCGCCGCGAGCGCGAGCAGCGCGTCGGCGCGCTCGTGCTCGTCCTCGCCGATGCCGACGAGGATCCCGCTGGTGAACGGCACGCTCGCCCGCCCCGCGTCCTCGAGCACCTTCAGGCGGACCTCGGGGGTCTTGGTCGTCCGTGCGCCGTAGTGCGCGCCGCCCTGCTCCAGCAACCTCGGGCTGGTCGACTCGAGCATCATCCCCATCGAGCCCGAGACCTGCTTCAGCGTCTGCAGTTCGGTCCACGACAGCACGCCGGGGTTGAGGTGCGGGATCAGCCCGGTCTCCTCGATCACCGCGATCGAGACCGCGCGCAGGTACTCCAGCGTGGTCTCGTAACCCCGCGCGGCGAGCCAGTCGCGGGCGGCGTCGTAGCGCTCCTCCGGCGCGTCGCCGAGGGTGAACAGCGCCTCCTTGCAGCCGGCCTCGCGGCCGCGGGCGGCGATCTCGGTGACCTGCTCGGGGGTGAGGAACGCCGCCTCCCCCTCACGGGGCGGGTGCGCGAACGTGCAGTAGCCGCAGGCGTCACGGCAGAGGTGGGTGAGCGGGACGAACACGTTGCGCGAGTAGGTCACCACCTCCCCGAACGCCTGGTCGCGCACCCGAGCGGCCGTGGCGCAGAGCCGTTCGAGCGCCTCCCCGCGGGCGGTGAGCAGCCAGGCCGCCTCGTCCGCGGACAGGGTCTTGCCGGCATCGGCCCTGGCGAGCGCGCGTCGCAGACCATGGGGCAGATCGGTCATCACAGATCCTCCTCGGGTCGGCCGTGTTCAGGCCGCTGGGGGTCGAGCGGTCGGACCGTCGGCGGTGATCGTGCCACGAGTGCGGCAGGCGCGGGGCAGCGCCGTCCGGCTCGGCGCTCGGCCCGCCGCTCGGGCCCGCTGTCCGGCTCGGCGATCTGACTCGGCGCTCGGGCTCGCCGCCCAGGTTCGGCGTTCGGGTTCGGCGTCGGGTTCGGCGCGAGCTGTCGGCGAGGTGTGGACACGAGCGCTGGCGGAGGCTGCCATCGTGTCCACACCGCCGCCGGCTGCGGCACAGAACCGGCGAGGTGTGGACACGAGCGCCGGTGCGGGCTGATGGTTGCGTCCAGAGCTGGTCGTTGGCGACTGGTGGCGCCGGGCGGTGTGGACAAGACCGGCGGTTAGCTGAGCCGGTCCTGTCCACAGCGCGGACCGCTGTGGCTGCGCGCTACGATCCGTGCTCATGACCGAACGGGACATCGTGGCGTTGGCGGGTGGCGTCGGGGCTGCGCGCTTCCTGCGCGGCTTGGTCCACGTCGTCGAGCCCAGCCGTCTGGTCGTCGTCGGCAACACCGGCGACGACTTGGTGCGCCACGGGCTGCACGTCAGCCCGGACCTCGACACCGTCGTCTACACGCTCGGGGGAGGGATTCATCCCGAACAGGGCTGGGGCCGGGCGGACGAGCGGTTCACGGTCGCCACGGAGCTCGCCGAGCGCTACGGACGCTCCGACTGGTTCACGCTGGGCGATCGCGATCTCGCGACCCACCTCGTGCGCAACGACGTCCTGCGCGCGGGCGGGACCCTCGCGCAGGCCACGGCGGAGATCGCGCGCGCCTGGGGCCTCGAGTTCCGGCTGCTGCCCATGACCGACGACCCGGTCGAGACCCGGATCACGACCACCGACGGGCGCGACCTGCACTTCCAGGAGTGGTGGGTCGGCGAGCGCGCCGCCGGCGAGGTCGCCGACGTGCGTCTCGAGGGGGCGTCGCGCGCACGGCCGGCCCCCGGGGTCCTCGAGGCGATCGGCAGCGCCGACGCGGTCGTGCTGTGCCCCTCGAACCCCGTCGTCTCGCTCGGGACGATCCTCTCGGTGCCGGGGATCTCCGAGGCCCTGCGCGACGCTCCTGTGGTCGGGGTGAGCCCCATCGTCGGCGGGCAAGTGGTGCGGGGCATGGCCGATCGGCTCCTGCCGGCCGTGGGACGGGAGACCTCGGCCTCGGCGGTCGCCGAGATGTACGCCGATCTGCTCGACGCGTGGGTCCTCGACCATGCGGATGCCTTGCTGGCCGAGCGGGTCGAGGCGCTCGGGGTCCGCGTGGCCGTGACCGACACGATCATGCGGGACCGCGACACCACGGCCGCGCTCGCCCGCGTGGCGTTGGACCAACTGGCTGAGGAGCGAGCGTGAGCATCACGATCGAGCCGGTGACCGGCCTGGGTGAGATCCAGCCCGGCGATGACCTCGCGGCGCTCGTCAGCGGCCGCGCCGAGATCGCCGATGGCGACGTCGTCGTGATCGCCCAGAAGGTCGTCAGCAAGGCCGAGGGCGCCCTGGTGCCGCTCGGCGCCGAGGAGCCCGTCGCCGCGGCCCGCCGACGGCTCGCGCGGGAGCAGGCCGCGCGTGTGGTGGTGGACACTCCGGGTGTGCTGGTCGTCGAGACCGCCCACGGCCTCGTTTGCGCGAACGCGGGGATCGACAGCTCGAACGTGCCCGACGGCTGGCTCGCCGTGCTGCCCAAGGACCCGGACGCCAGCGCGCGGGCGTTGCGGGCCGCCTTCCGCGATCAGGGGGTCGATGTCGGCGTGGTCGTGACCGACACGTTCGGGCGGCCCTGGCGCCTCGGCCAGACCGACGTCGCGATCGGGGTCGCCGGCGTTCCGCCCCTGCGCGACGAACGGGGGGAGGTCGACCGCGAGGGTCGGCCGCTCGAGGTCACCGAGACCGCGCTGGCCGACGAGCTCGCGGGCGCGGCCGACCTCGTGCGGACCAAGAGCTCGGGCGTGCCGGTGGTGATCGTCCGCGGCCTCGACTGCGCGCTCTCGGACGAGGGCGAGGGGGCGGAGGCGTTGCGCCGACGCGCCACCGAGGACCTGTTCCCACGGGGACGCGGCATGCTGGCGGCTGCGCTGGCCGCGGAAGAGGGCCCGATTGCGCCGGGGACGGTCGAGGGGCACGGGCCGGTCGCCGAGCCGGGGACGGTCGGGGGGCACGGGTCGGTCGCCGAGCCGGGGGCGGTAATCGGGCCGGAGCAGCCTACCCCGCAGCCGGTCGCCGGGGAGCATCTCGCGATCGTCGGCGAGGTGGCCGCGCGCGCCGGCGCGGAGCTCGTGCCGGTCCGGACGGGGAACGCCGCGGCCGCGCCGACCGTTCGGCAGGTACGTGGGGACCGCGTCGCGGCAGGACTCGTCGTCGCCGCGCTGCTCGACCTCGGCTACGCCGCGCGTTGGCGCGACGTCGACGGCGTGCTCGTGGTCGAGGCCGGGGAGGAGCAGCCGGTCCGATCACCGGGGTGACCGACGTGGCCGTGGCGGCGACCCGCGTGGCAGCCTTGTGCGTGGTGGCCGCGGCGCGGTGGCCGCCGGTCACGACGAGAGGACGGTAGGTGACCGACGAGGACCCGGGCCAATCCAAGCGCGAGCGCCAGAAGCAACGCCTCGCCGAGAAGCGTGCCGAGCAGGAGCGCCGCAAGCAGCAGGACCAGCGCAAGCGCCGGCTCACGATCGGGGCGCTCGCCGTGGTCGTGGTGGCCGCTGTCGCCGGGGGCGTCCTGTTCTGGCAGGCGCAGCGGGCCGACCGCGGGGAGCTGTTGGCCGCGTCGGCCGAGCCCGCGGAGGCGGCGGGATGTCAGCCGGTCGAGGAACCCGAGGACATGGGCGCGGACCACTTCCCCGGCCAGCCCGACGAGGCGCTCGCCGCGCTGGAGCAGGCACCGCCCGAGGAGATCTACGACCACCGTCCGGCCACCTCGGGCACCCACATCGGCCTGGTGGCGGCGACGGGCATCTACGATTCCTATGTCGACGAGCGGCTCCTGCTGCACAACCTGGAGCACGGCTACGTGGTCCTGTGGTACGACCCGGACCTCGACGAGGGCGTCGTCGCGGAGATCGAGGACTGGGCGGACGGTGCGATGGGCGCCGCCAACGACCACCTCATCGTCTCGCCGTACAACGAGGCCCTGCCGGACGGCGGGAACGTGGCGCTCGTCACCTGGGACCATCGCCAGCTGTGCGACGAGTTCTCGCCGGAGGTCGCCGACGCGTTCGTCGGCGAGCACGCCGACAACCTCTACAGCGACCACGGGGCGACCGACGCCCACGACGGCAGCCTGGACAGCGAGCTCGTCCCGGGCGAGGACGAGGTGGTCTTCCCGCCGCACCCCGAGGCCAGCGGCGCGCCCCCCGGGGCGCCCGCCGACGCCGGAGCGACCGACGAGGACGAGGGCTGACCATCGTCATGCGCCCCGCCGGGCCGGTCGAATTCGTCGACACCCTCGAGTCCGTCGGACCCGGGGGAGGCGGACCCGGGGGAGGCGGACCCGGGGGAGGCGGACCCGGGGAGGCGGACCCGGGGAGGCGGGTCCGGAGGAGCGGATCGGCTCGTGGCGGACAGGTAGGCACGGCCCGGTGCCGGGGTAGCATGCGGCCGTTCCCGTCGGAAGGTGCGCGATCGTGTGCGGCATCATCGGTTACACCGGCGACCGTGACGTCCTGCCCGTCCTGCTGGACGGGCTCGCGACCCTCGAGTACCGCGGCTACGACTCGGCCGGGGTGGTCGTCATCACCGGTTCGGCCTCCCCCGAGCTCCGCATGGTCAAACGCGCGGGCAAGCTCGATCAGCTGCAGGGGGTCGTGCGCGAGGACGACCTCCACGGCACCGTCGGGCTCGGGCACACGCGGTGGGCGACCCACGGGCAGCCGACCGACCGCAATGCCCACCCCCACCTCGACCAGGTCGGGGACCTCGCCTTCGTGCACAACGGGATCATCGAGAACTACGCGGAACTGCGCGCCGAGCTCGAAGCTGACGGCGTCTCGTTCCTCTCCGAGACCGACACGGAGGTCGCCACGCAGTTGCTCGCGCGCCTCCGCCGGGACGAGGCCGACCTGGCCGAAGCCGTGCGCGCGCTGATGCGCCGCCTCGAGGGCCAATTCGCGTTCGCCGTGGTCGACCGACGGGAGCCCGACCGGCTCGTCGCGGCCCGCCGTGGCGCACCGCTGGTGCTCGGCCGTGCCGACGGGGCGAACCTGCTGGCCAGCGACGTCGCGGGCCTCATCGCCCACACCCGCGACGTGGAGTCCCTGCTCGACGACCAGGTCGCGGTGCTCACGCCCGACGGGATCGAGGTCACCGACGTCCACGGCGCGCCGTCGAGTGGTCAGCGCTTCACCGTCGACTGGGACATCACGGCGGCCGAGAAGCAGGGCTACCCGCACTTCATGCTCAAGGAGATCCACGAGCAGCCGCAGGCCATCGCCGACACGCTGCTCGCTCGGACCGATCCCGACGGGCGGATCGTCCTCGACGAGCTGCGCTTCGACGGGGCGGATCTGCGCAGTGCCGACAAGGTCTACGTCGTGGCGTGCGGGACCAGCTATCACGCGGGCCTGGTCGCCAAGCACGCGATCGAGCACTGGGCCGGTATCGGCGTGGAGGTCGAGATCGCCAGCGAGTTCCGCTACCGCGATCCCATCCTCACGCCGCACACCATCGTGGTGGCCATCAGCCAGTCGGGGGAGACGACCGACACGATCGCGGCGGCCGCGCACGCACGGGACCAGCGAGCCCGTGTCGTGGCGATCTCCAACGTCGTGGGTTCCACGCTGACGCGTGAGGCGGACGCGGTGCTCTACACGCGGGCGGGACCGGAGATCGCGGTCGCGTCCACGAAGGCGTTCACGACCCAGATCGCGGCGCTCGGGGTGCTCGCGCTCTTCCTCGCTCAGGAGCGGCGCAAGCTGTTCCCCGAGGAGTGCCGGGACCAGCTGGCACGACTCGAACAGCTGCCCGAGCTCATGGAACAGGTGCTCGAGGCCGACGGGCACCTGGCCGAGCTCGCGGAGCGGATCGCCCGTGCGGACTACGTGATGTTCATCGGCCGCCACAACGGGGTGCCGATCGCCCTCGAGGGCGCGCTCAAGCTCAAGGAGATCAGCTACCTGCACGCGGAGGGCTTCCCGGCCGGCGAGATGAAGCACGGCCCGATCGCGCTGATCGACAGCGGCGGCCCGGTGATCGCGATCGCGACCCGCGGGCACGTCCACAGCAAGGTCGTGTCGAACATCCAGGAGGTCAAGGCCCGCGGAGCCGAGGTCACCGCGATCGCGACCGAGGGGGACACCGCCGTCAAGGAGCACGCGGACCACGTCGTCTACGTGCCCGAGGTGCACGAGTTGCTGTATCCGATCCTCACGGTCCTGCCGTTGCAGGCGATCGCGTACCACGCCGCGGTGCTCCTCGGCCGCGACGTCGACCAACCCCGCAACCTCGCGAAGACCGTGACCGTGGAGTAGGGGTCGGCGTCGTGGAGGGAGAGGACCTTCCCGGCGTGGTGGGCGTCGGCGTCGACGCGATCGAGATCGTGCGGGTGCGGCTCGCACTCGCGCGCACCCCCTCGCTGGTCGAGCGCCTGTGGACCGCGGCCGAGGGGGTGCACTGCACCGCACCCGACGGCGATCTGCGGGTCGGGAGCCTCGCGACGCGCTTCGCGGCGAAGGAGGCGGTCGCCAAGGCGCTCGGCTCCGGCTTCCACGGGTTCGGGTTCACCGACGTCGAGGTGGTGGCCAACGCGGACGGCAAACCCGAGGTGGTGCTGCACGCGGGGGCCGCCGCGCGGGCCGAGGAGGAGGGCATCGCGCGGGTGCACCTGTCGCTGTCACGGACCCGCGACCTCGCGCTCGCGCAGGCGGTCGCGGTGGGAGCGCCGCGCTGAGCGAGCACGAACCCCAGGGCGCGGTGGGAGCGCCGTGCTGAGCGAGCACGAACCCCGTCCGGGCGGCCTTCTGGTCGCTGGTGCACGGGACCCCGCCCGGGCCGCCGGAGCGCACCGGGTTGCATCGGCCAGCGAGCCCGCGGGCCTAGGATGGAACCATGCCGACCCCCCTGTTCACTCCCGCGCAGGTCCGCGAGATGGACGCGCGGGCGTTCGATCGCGGGACCTCCGCCGACGCGCTGATGGAGCGCGCCGCGGGGCATCTCGAGCGCGCGGTGCGCGACCTCGCCGGGTATGGGTACGGGCTCCGCGTCACGATCCTGTGCGGCAAGGGCAACAACGGAGGCGACGGGCTCGCGCTGGCCCGCCGTCTCACCGACGTCGGGGCGCGGGCGACCGTCTGCGTCGTGACCGGCGAGGAGACGTTGGAGGGGCTGCCGGCCGTCCAACGGGACCGTTGGCTCGCCCGTGGCGGCACCCTCGTGTCGAGCCCCCAGGAGGCGCTCGTCGGCGCCGACGTGACCGTCGACTGCCTGCTGGGGACGGGGGCGGCCGGCGAGCCCCGCGACCCCTACCGCACGGCGATCGCCGCGCTGGCGGCCGAACGGGCGCAGGGCACCCCGGTGGTCGCCTGCGACGTGCCGTCCGGCGTCGACGCCGAGACCGGCACGGTGGCGGAGCGGGCCGTGACCGCCGACGTCACCGTCACGCTCGGCGCCGAGAAGGTGGGCCTGCGGATGTGGCCGGCTCGGGGACGATGCGGGGACCTCGTCACCGGCGACCTCGGGATCCTCGAGCGCCGAGACGAGCCGGTCGCCTGGAGCCTCGACGATCGGGACGCCGACCACCTGCTGCCGTTCCCCCCGCCCGGGGCGCACAAGCGCCAGCGCGGCCGCGTGCTGATCGTCGCCGGGGCGCAGGGCATGTCGGGTGCCGCGGTGCTCGCCACTCGCGGCGCGGTCGAGGCCGGCGTCGGGCTGGTGACGTGTCTCGCCGCCCCCGGCTCCCGCGACGCGGTCGCCGGCGCGGTCCCCGAGGCGCTGACCGCGACCTTCGGCGACCTCGACGACCGCGACGACCACGACGCCGCGGTCGCCGACGTGCTCGCGCGCGCGCAGGACGCCGACGTGGTCGTCGCCGGCCCCGGGTTGGGGCGGGGCGGTGGGCCGACGGCGTTGGTGCGCGCGTTGGTGGAGCGCCTCGAGCGGCCCCTCGTGCTCGATGCGGACGCCGTCAACGCCCTCGCGGAGGTGCCCGAGGCCTTGACGGCTCCCCGCGCCAACGCGCTCGTGCTCACCCCTCACGAGGGGGAGCTGGCGCGGCTCGTCGACGGTCCCGTGCAGCGCAACCGAGCCTCGGAGTACGCCGCCGACTGGGGCGCGACGGTGGTCGCCAAGGGTCCGGGCACGGTGACCGCGTCCCCGGACGGGCGGACGTGGGTGTGCGCGAGCGGGAGCGTCGCGCTGGCCACGGGAGGGACCGGGGACGTGCTCTCCGGGATGATCGGCGCGGTCCTCGCCGGGGACGTCGACCTCGCGCGCGTGGCGGCCACCGTGCACTGGCACGGCCGGGCGGGGGAGGCCGCCGCCGCGTTGCGCCACCCGGCGGCGGTGCGCGCCGGCGCGGTCGCCGATGCCGTCCCGACGGCCCGCGCCCGCATGGCCGGGGACCCCGGCCCGCGCCCGGGGGCCCCCATCCCGCGTCCCGAGGACCGCCGGTGACACACCTCCGTTCCCCGTCGTCCGTGGACGCGCAGGCGCCGCGCGAGGCCGCTGCCGGGGCGCAGGGAGCTCCTCCCGCCCACCGGCCGGTCTGGCTGGAGATCGACCACGACGCGATCGCCGCCAACGTGGCGGCGCTGAGGTCCCATGCGCGGGCCCCCCGCCTGATGGCCGTGGTCAAGGCCGACGGGTACGGCCACGGGCTCGTCGAGGCCGCGCGGTCGGCGGTGGCCGGCGGCGCCGACGAGCTGGCGGTCGCCCTGGTCGAGGAGGGCGAGGCGCTGCGCGCCGCCGGGGTCGACGTCCCCATCCTGTTGCTCACCGAGCCGCCCGCCGCCGCGATCGGCGCCCTGCTGACGGCGAGGCTCACACCCACGGTCTACTCGCCGGGGTTCGTGACGGCCCTGCAGGAAGCCGCCGCGGCGCGCGAGGGTCCTCCCGCCGCGGTCCACCTGAAGCTCGACACGGGGATGCGGCGGGTCGGCGTGCCCCCCGCGGACTGGGAGGACGCCCTCCGACGCGTGCGCGACGCCGGCGCCCTGCACCTCGCCGGGCTCTGGAGCCACTTCGCGGTGGCGGACGAGCCGGACCACCCCTTCATCGCCGAGCAGGCCGACGCGTTCGCCCGCGGCCTCGAGCTCGCTCGGGCGCTCGATGCCGCGCCCGACGTCGCTCACCTCGCGAACTCCGCCGCGACGCTCGATCTGCCCGACACGCACCACGACCTCGTCCGGCCCGGCCTCGCGGTCTACGGGCTCGAGCCCGCGCCCGGGCTCGCCGGCGAGGTGCCGTTGCGACCGGCGCTCGCGTTGCGCGCGCGCTTGTCCCTGGTGAAGCGCCTCACTGAGGGGGAGGCCGTGAGCTACGGCCTGACGTGGGCCCCGGACCGCGACACCTGCCTCGGCACGGTGCCCGCCGGCTACGCCGACGGCGTCGTGCGGGCACTCGGCAACCGGGCCCGGGCGCTGGTCGGGGGGCGCCGCGTGCCGTACGCCGGGCGGGTGTGCATGGATCAGTTCTGTGTGGACCTCGGCCCGGACGCGACCGAGGCCGACGGTGACGAGGTGACCCTCATCGGCGGGCAGGGGGACGAACGGGTGAGCGTCGACGAGTGGGCGGGGCTGCTCGGCACGATCAACTACGAGATCATCACCCGCATCGGTCCGCGTGTCCCGCGCGTGCATCTCGGGGCCGCCGGGGAGAGCTAGGCGTGGTCCGGGCACGCGCGATCGGTCTCGTGGCCTTCGGCGCGGCGACGCTCGGGGGAGCCGCCCTGGGGTACCTCGGAGAGCGGCGGGTGATGGCCGGCCAGGCCCAGCGGGTCGCCGAGGCGGATCCGTCGCTCGCGGCCGCTCCGGGGTGGGCGTCGCGGGACGTCGAGAGCCACGACCGCACGCTGTTGCATGCCGAGTTGCGCGCCGCACCCGGGCGGCCCGCGGTGCTGTTCAGCCACGGGCTCGGGCTGTCCTCGCGGGTCTGGCACGACCAGATGACGGTGCTCGGCGAACGCTTCCACAGCGTCGCGTTCGACCACCGGGGTCACGGCCAGAGCGCCCGCGCGGCCCGCGGCGACTACACGCTCGACGCGCTCGCCGACGACGTGGCCGCAGTCCTCGCCGAGACCGCGCCTGCGGGGCCCGCGGTGCTGGTCGGGCACTCGCTCGGCGGCATGGCGGTGCTCGCCTGCGCCGCCCGGCACCCCGGGCTCCTGGGTGAGCGGGTGCGCGGGCTCGTGCTCACCAACACCGCCGCGAGCCGGCTGTTCTCCGGCGCCGCCAGGAGCACCCTCGCGGCCGCCGTCAGCACCGTGCAGGCCCGGGTGTACGAGGCGGTGGTGGCTCGCTCGTCGCGTGCTCGGCGTCGCCTGGAGAGCGACGATCCCGAGGACCGGCCCTCGACGGACCTGTCGCTGCTGGCCACGCGCCAGTTCGGGCTGAACCCGGAGGCACCCCCCGAGCTCGTCGCGTTCCTGGAGCGGGAGCTGCGTGGCACGCCGCCGGTGGTGCTCGGCGCGTGCGCCCCCGCCCTCACCACCGTCGACCTCCAGGACGTCGCTCGCGAGCTCACCGTCCCGACGCTCGTGCTCGCGGGGAGCCGCGACCGTCTCACGCCCCCGCGTCAGGCGCAGCGCCTCGCGGAGATGCTCCCCGACAGCGAGCTCGTCACGATCGAGGGCGCCGGGCACACGGCGATGCTCGAACAGCCCGACGCGGTCACCGCCGCGATCGACCGGTTCGCGGCGCGCGTGACCGCCGACGCGGGGGGCGGCGACGGGACGAGCGCTCGGCGAGCCAGCTCGCGGTGACCTCGGCGAGCTCGTCGGCGGCCTCGCCGTCGCTGATCAACGCCTCGCCGTCGCGCCAGTGGTCCCCGTAGGCACCGAACTGCGCGTGGTTCATCCCGTCGATCACGACCACGTCGGCGTCGTCCGGCAACAGGTGGCGCCGCTGTCGCACGTCCGCGGTCGTCGTGAGGCCGTCGCGCCCACCCGCGACCGACAGCACCGCGAGATCGTCGCGTGCCGCGAGCTCGGCGCCCTCGGTCGGGTAGCCCCCCCACAGCACCAGCCCCTCGATGCGATCGACCGCCGCGGGACCGTCGGTTGCGGCGTGGCCCTCGGCGGTCGCCTCCGCGCGCCGGCCGAGGTGGCTCGAGGCCATCGCACCTCCCAGGGAGTGCCCGCCGACGATCCACGATTCGATGGTGTCCTCGGCCGCGATCACCTCGTCGGCGCGGTCGATGTCCAGCACCGCGAAGTTCAGCGGCATGGCCGGGATGAACACCGCGACCCCGGCCTCGGCCACCACCGGCGCCCACGTGGCGGCGTAGGAGGCCGGCGCCACGCGGGCGCCCGGGTAGAAGACGACCCCCCGTACGGGCTCCTCGCCCTCGGGAGTGAGCCGCAGGTAGCCGTCGCCCTGACCGACCGCGACGCGCGGGTTCTCGAACACCGTCGTGAAGCGGTCCTCGTCCGGCCCGCGCGGCAGGGCCGCCCAGCCGACGAGCACGACCAGAGCCAGCGCGAGGGCGATCGCCGTCCAGCGCAGCGGGCGGCGCCAACCCGATCGGCGCGACCGACGGGCCGGCGGGCCCGACTCCTCGCCCGCCCGCGCCTCCTCGCCGGTCTGCGCCTCGTGTTCCAGGGGGCGCACCCCCGGGCGTTCGCTCATCGGGTCCTCGCTGATCGTTGATCCGGTGCGTTCCGGCCCGCGCCCCAGCCTTGCTACCGCGGGGCGGGCCTGCCTACGCTGCGGATCCCTTCACGGGCAGCGGTCACCGCCCGACGGTGTGGGTGGCCGCTCGATCGGTGGTCCGCGGAGGGCCCGTCCGCACCCGACCATGGGAGCGCCATTGAGGATCACGAAGTATCCACAGTCCTGTCTGGTCATCGAGAAGGACGACGGGGGGCGCCTCCTGCTCGATCCGGGTCTGCCCGCGGTCCGAGCCTACGACGTCGACGCTTTCGGCTCCGTGGACGCGGTCCTCTACACACACCGGCACCCTGATCACTGGGATCCCGACTCGATGCGCGAGCTGATCGACCGCCACGCCGAGGTCTACGGCAACGCCGACCTGCGCGTGGCCGCCGGTGACGAGCCCGTGCAACCCCTCGATGACGGTGACGAGGCCGACGTCGCCGGGTACACCGTGCGGGCGATCGACCTCGAGCACATGCCGATGGTCAACGGCGCTCCGGGGCCCCAGAACACCGCGTTC
This genomic interval carries:
- the acpS gene encoding holo-ACP synthase, with the translated sequence MEGEDLPGVVGVGVDAIEIVRVRLALARTPSLVERLWTAAEGVHCTAPDGDLRVGSLATRFAAKEAVAKALGSGFHGFGFTDVEVVANADGKPEVVLHAGAAARAEEEGIARVHLSLSRTRDLALAQAVAVGAPR
- a CDS encoding NAD(P)H-hydrate dehydratase, which encodes MPTPLFTPAQVREMDARAFDRGTSADALMERAAGHLERAVRDLAGYGYGLRVTILCGKGNNGGDGLALARRLTDVGARATVCVVTGEETLEGLPAVQRDRWLARGGTLVSSPQEALVGADVTVDCLLGTGAAGEPRDPYRTAIAALAAERAQGTPVVACDVPSGVDAETGTVAERAVTADVTVTLGAEKVGLRMWPARGRCGDLVTGDLGILERRDEPVAWSLDDRDADHLLPFPPPGAHKRQRGRVLIVAGAQGMSGAAVLATRGAVEAGVGLVTCLAAPGSRDAVAGAVPEALTATFGDLDDRDDHDAAVADVLARAQDADVVVAGPGLGRGGGPTALVRALVERLERPLVLDADAVNALAEVPEALTAPRANALVLTPHEGELARLVDGPVQRNRASEYAADWGATVVAKGPGTVTASPDGRTWVCASGSVALATGGTGDVLSGMIGAVLAGDVDLARVAATVHWHGRAGEAAAALRHPAAVRAGAVADAVPTARARMAGDPGPRPGAPIPRPEDRR
- the alr gene encoding alanine racemase, with product MTHLRSPSSVDAQAPREAAAGAQGAPPAHRPVWLEIDHDAIAANVAALRSHARAPRLMAVVKADGYGHGLVEAARSAVAGGADELAVALVEEGEALRAAGVDVPILLLTEPPAAAIGALLTARLTPTVYSPGFVTALQEAAAAREGPPAAVHLKLDTGMRRVGVPPADWEDALRRVRDAGALHLAGLWSHFAVADEPDHPFIAEQADAFARGLELARALDAAPDVAHLANSAATLDLPDTHHDLVRPGLAVYGLEPAPGLAGEVPLRPALALRARLSLVKRLTEGEAVSYGLTWAPDRDTCLGTVPAGYADGVVRALGNRARALVGGRRVPYAGRVCMDQFCVDLGPDATEADGDEVTLIGGQGDERVSVDEWAGLLGTINYEIITRIGPRVPRVHLGAAGES
- the cofD gene encoding 2-phospho-L-lactate transferase; this encodes MTERDIVALAGGVGAARFLRGLVHVVEPSRLVVVGNTGDDLVRHGLHVSPDLDTVVYTLGGGIHPEQGWGRADERFTVATELAERYGRSDWFTLGDRDLATHLVRNDVLRAGGTLAQATAEIARAWGLEFRLLPMTDDPVETRITTTDGRDLHFQEWWVGERAAGEVADVRLEGASRARPAPGVLEAIGSADAVVLCPSNPVVSLGTILSVPGISEALRDAPVVGVSPIVGGQVVRGMADRLLPAVGRETSASAVAEMYADLLDAWVLDHADALLAERVEALGVRVAVTDTIMRDRDTTAALARVALDQLAEERA
- a CDS encoding alpha/beta fold hydrolase, with product MVRARAIGLVAFGAATLGGAALGYLGERRVMAGQAQRVAEADPSLAAAPGWASRDVESHDRTLLHAELRAAPGRPAVLFSHGLGLSSRVWHDQMTVLGERFHSVAFDHRGHGQSARAARGDYTLDALADDVAAVLAETAPAGPAVLVGHSLGGMAVLACAARHPGLLGERVRGLVLTNTAASRLFSGAARSTLAAAVSTVQARVYEAVVARSSRARRRLESDDPEDRPSTDLSLLATRQFGLNPEAPPELVAFLERELRGTPPVVLGACAPALTTVDLQDVARELTVPTLVLAGSRDRLTPPRQAQRLAEMLPDSELVTIEGAGHTAMLEQPDAVTAAIDRFAARVTADAGGGDGTSARRASSR
- the glmS gene encoding glutamine--fructose-6-phosphate transaminase (isomerizing), encoding MCGIIGYTGDRDVLPVLLDGLATLEYRGYDSAGVVVITGSASPELRMVKRAGKLDQLQGVVREDDLHGTVGLGHTRWATHGQPTDRNAHPHLDQVGDLAFVHNGIIENYAELRAELEADGVSFLSETDTEVATQLLARLRRDEADLAEAVRALMRRLEGQFAFAVVDRREPDRLVAARRGAPLVLGRADGANLLASDVAGLIAHTRDVESLLDDQVAVLTPDGIEVTDVHGAPSSGQRFTVDWDITAAEKQGYPHFMLKEIHEQPQAIADTLLARTDPDGRIVLDELRFDGADLRSADKVYVVACGTSYHAGLVAKHAIEHWAGIGVEVEIASEFRYRDPILTPHTIVVAISQSGETTDTIAAAAHARDQRARVVAISNVVGSTLTREADAVLYTRAGPEIAVASTKAFTTQIAALGVLALFLAQERRKLFPEECRDQLARLEQLPELMEQVLEADGHLAELAERIARADYVMFIGRHNGVPIALEGALKLKEISYLHAEGFPAGEMKHGPIALIDSGGPVIAIATRGHVHSKVVSNIQEVKARGAEVTAIATEGDTAVKEHADHVVYVPEVHELLYPILTVLPLQAIAYHAAVLLGRDVDQPRNLAKTVTVE
- the cofE gene encoding coenzyme F420-0:L-glutamate ligase, yielding MSITIEPVTGLGEIQPGDDLAALVSGRAEIADGDVVVIAQKVVSKAEGALVPLGAEEPVAAARRRLAREQAARVVVDTPGVLVVETAHGLVCANAGIDSSNVPDGWLAVLPKDPDASARALRAAFRDQGVDVGVVVTDTFGRPWRLGQTDVAIGVAGVPPLRDERGEVDREGRPLEVTETALADELAGAADLVRTKSSGVPVVIVRGLDCALSDEGEGAEALRRRATEDLFPRGRGMLAAALAAEEGPIAPGTVEGHGPVAEPGTVGGHGSVAEPGAVIGPEQPTPQPVAGEHLAIVGEVAARAGAELVPVRTGNAAAAPTVRQVRGDRVAAGLVVAALLDLGYAARWRDVDGVLVVEAGEEQPVRSPG
- a CDS encoding DUF3105 domain-containing protein, producing the protein MTDEDPGQSKRERQKQRLAEKRAEQERRKQQDQRKRRLTIGALAVVVVAAVAGGVLFWQAQRADRGELLAASAEPAEAAGCQPVEEPEDMGADHFPGQPDEALAALEQAPPEEIYDHRPATSGTHIGLVAATGIYDSYVDERLLLHNLEHGYVVLWYDPDLDEGVVAEIEDWADGAMGAANDHLIVSPYNEALPDGGNVALVTWDHRQLCDEFSPEVADAFVGEHADNLYSDHGATDAHDGSLDSELVPGEDEVVFPPHPEASGAPPGAPADAGATDEDEG